From Bradyrhizobium sp. sBnM-33:
ACGATTGTCCTGGTCTCGCTCGGCACGTGCTGCAGCGCCGAGGCGTTACGCGTTGCGGTGCAGAAGACCGGAACATTCGCCTGGGAACTGGCAGTGATCCGCGCGCACGGCCTCGACAAGCAGGCCAACCTTTCGGTCCAGGTTCTTGAACTGGCGAGCCCCGAGGCGGGCAAGATTGCGCTTCGGGCCGGGAATGCCGACATTGTGGTCACCGACTGGCTTTGGGTGTCGCGCGAACGCGGGCTTGGCGCCAAACTGACATTCTATCCCTATTCTAGCGCGCTCGGGGCCGTCGTGGTCCCTGCCTCATCACCGATCCGGACCTTGGCCGATCTCAAGGGCCGCAAGCTCGCCGTCGCGGGCGGACCGATCGACAAGAACTGGCTGCTGCTTTTGGCATGGTTGAAACAGGGCGGCATCGACCTGAAGTCGGACGCAACAATCGCTTACGGCGCGCCGCCACTGCTGGCAGCCAAGACGCTCAGCGGCGAAATGGATGCGACCGTGAACTACTGGAATTTCTGCGCGGCACTGGAGGCGAAGGGCTTCCGCCGCATCGCCGGCATCGAGGATCTGCTGCCGAAGCTTGGCGCCAAGGGCCGCACCGCGATGCTCGGCTACGTTTTCGACGAAAGATGGGCGAACACAAACCAGGACAAAATTGCCCGCTTCATCGCCATGACCCGCGCGGCGAAAGAGATTCTGTCGACCTCGGATGCCGAGTGGGAGAAAATTGCGCCGCTGACCGGCGCTCCAGACGCCGCAACGTTGCACGCCTATCGTGATCGCTATCGAGAGGGAATTCCGCGTCGGCCGATCGCCGATGAAGAGGCCGACGCGCGTATTCTCTACCGCGTGCTGGCTGAAATCGGCGGCCACGAACTTGTCGGGCCGGTGCCTGAACTGGCTGCCGGAACGTTCTATCACGCGATCCCGGGAGATTGAGGTGGCACGCCTGCT
This genomic window contains:
- a CDS encoding ABC transporter substrate-binding protein — translated: MTHFARTLLATIVLVSLGTCCSAEALRVAVQKTGTFAWELAVIRAHGLDKQANLSVQVLELASPEAGKIALRAGNADIVVTDWLWVSRERGLGAKLTFYPYSSALGAVVVPASSPIRTLADLKGRKLAVAGGPIDKNWLLLLAWLKQGGIDLKSDATIAYGAPPLLAAKTLSGEMDATVNYWNFCAALEAKGFRRIAGIEDLLPKLGAKGRTAMLGYVFDERWANTNQDKIARFIAMTRAAKEILSTSDAEWEKIAPLTGAPDAATLHAYRDRYREGIPRRPIADEEADARILYRVLAEIGGHELVGPVPELAAGTFYHAIPGD